A genomic region of Manihot esculenta cultivar AM560-2 chromosome 15, M.esculenta_v8, whole genome shotgun sequence contains the following coding sequences:
- the LOC110602197 gene encoding uncharacterized protein LOC110602197, giving the protein MDAKEVHSEVSEELTRETLIGISYLLPEKVQNSDVDEILNAEKSVSRTNSDGADKYRSELISISYCPSPDMMPSPVIGKP; this is encoded by the coding sequence ATGGATGCAAAAGAAGTTCACAGTGAGGTTTCTGAGGAGCTAACCAGGGAGACGCTCATTGGAATATCTTACTTGCTACCAGAAAAGGTTCAGAATTCAGACGTGGAtgaaattttgaatgctgaaaagAGTGTTTCAAGGACAAACAGTGATGGAGCAGATAAGTACAGATCTGAACTGATTTCTATTTCCTACTGTCCATCTCCTGATATGATGCCATCACCTGTGATTGGGAAACCATAA
- the LOC110601243 gene encoding glycine cleavage system H protein, mitochondrial, with translation MALRIWASSTANALRISVASKAQLSPYSLSRCFSTVLDGLKYATSHEWVKHEGSVATIGITDHAQDHLGEVVFVDLPEVGGSATQGKSFGAVESVKATSDVNSPISGEIVEVNTKLSEIPGAINTSPYEDGWMIKVKPSNPSELKSLLGPKEYTKFCEEEDAAH, from the exons ATGGCTCTCAGAATATGGGCTTCTTCCACAGCCAATGCCCTCAGAATCTCTGTTGCCTCTAAAGCACAGCTTTCTCCTTACTCTCTCTCAAGATGCTTCTCTACTG TTCTTGATGGGCTCAAGTATGCAACTTCACATGAATGGGTGAAGCATGAAGGCTCAGTAGCTACAATTGGCATCACTGATCATGCTcag GACCATCTGGGGGAAGTGGTGTTTGTGGATCTGCCGGAAGTTGGCGGTTCAGCCACTCAAGGCAAGAGCTTTGGTGCAGTGGAGAGTGTGAAAGCAACCAGTGATGTCAATTCTCCCATCTCCGGTGAGATTGTTGAGGTTAACACAAAGCTCAGCGAAATTCCTGGTGCG ATTAATACAAGTCCTTATGAAGATGGATGGATGATAAAGGTGAAGCCAAGCAATCCATCAGAGTTAAAATCCTTATTGGGTCCAAAGGAATACACAAAATTCTGTGAGGAAGAAGATGCTGCTCATTAG